In Macaca nemestrina isolate mMacNem1 chromosome 9, mMacNem.hap1, whole genome shotgun sequence, a single genomic region encodes these proteins:
- the LOC139356366 gene encoding phospholipid-transporting ATPase IB-like isoform X3, with translation MKSVKRQKKRYVLTSGHATAYLFVENIVYTYVLVTDFQKAGFETTAWIKFSHLTVWGSTLTGLVFFGIYLTIWSPILIALNMRGQCMRLSHQL, from the exons atacgTGTTGACCAGTGGTCATGCCACTGCCTAtctatttgttgaaaatattgttTACACA TATGTTCTTGTTACTGATTTTCAGAAAGCTGGTTTTGAGACTACAGCTTGGATTAAA TTCAGTCATCTGACTGTCTGGGGAAGCACACTGACTGGTCTGGTGTTCTTTGGCATCTACTTAACCATCTGGTCCCCCATTCTTATTGCACTAAATATGAGAGGACAG TGCATGAGATTGAGCCATCAACTGTGA